A window of the Corynebacterium minutissimum genome harbors these coding sequences:
- a CDS encoding Na+/H+ antiporter subunit E yields the protein MRLSGFKHRFRPWFVVWIVVMWCLLMGEVTVANLVGGLLVGLFIVLALPLPAMPVEGISVSWGKLIVFAAGWFVDLLEASIRVGWLAVRPQPVPKTAIVKLPMRVENEFVLSLAVSLYNLQPGGTVSDIDIANRMLTIHLLNADSEGHLEREIAAVRKLEADLIAIFERSHA from the coding sequence ATGAGACTCTCGGGTTTCAAGCACCGCTTCCGTCCCTGGTTCGTGGTGTGGATTGTGGTCATGTGGTGTCTGCTGATGGGCGAGGTGACCGTAGCGAACCTCGTCGGTGGGTTACTGGTGGGCCTGTTCATCGTGCTGGCGCTGCCGCTGCCGGCCATGCCCGTCGAGGGAATTTCAGTGAGCTGGGGCAAGCTCATTGTCTTTGCCGCCGGCTGGTTCGTCGATCTGCTCGAGGCCTCCATCAGGGTGGGCTGGCTAGCTGTGCGCCCGCAGCCCGTGCCCAAGACCGCCATTGTGAAACTACCTATGCGCGTGGAGAATGAGTTTGTGCTCTCGCTGGCTGTAAGCCTCTACAACCTGCAGCCGGGCGGGACGGTGTCCGATATCGACATTGCTAACCGCATGCTCACCATCCACCTGCTCAACGCCGACTCCGAAGGCCACCTCGAACGCGAAATCGCTGCGGTGCGCAAGCTGGAGGCGGACCTGATCGCCATTTTTGAAAGGAGCCACGCCTGA
- a CDS encoding monovalent cation/H+ antiporter complex subunit F, with amino-acid sequence MDTGLYEILLTVAAGFLVVAFLITTWRIVVGPNSLDRLVAMDGFVAMFQCAMATYICWTLDTTVSNAMLVVALLGFISTVSVTRFRKRDS; translated from the coding sequence ATGGATACGGGTCTTTATGAAATCCTGCTCACGGTGGCTGCCGGCTTCCTCGTGGTGGCCTTCCTCATCACGACGTGGCGCATCGTCGTCGGCCCTAATTCGCTGGACCGGCTCGTTGCCATGGACGGATTTGTGGCCATGTTCCAATGCGCCATGGCTACCTATATTTGCTGGACACTGGACACGACGGTGTCCAACGCCATGCTCGTCGTTGCGCTGTTGGGTTTTATCTCCACGGTGTCTGTCACCCGATTTAGGAAGAGGGATTCATGA
- a CDS encoding monovalent cation/H(+) antiporter subunit G: MSYALISDVLSIILILVGSILILAAAIGVARFSDTMARVHAISKPQTTGLIFTILGALIKVTGSEDFSVAERGDLGILILLVLFAMITSPVTAQRTTRIARREGLYGTADSMTRNEHPATRSMRRK; encoded by the coding sequence ATGAGTTACGCACTGATTTCCGATGTCCTCTCGATCATCCTCATCCTGGTCGGCTCTATCCTCATTCTGGCCGCTGCCATTGGCGTTGCACGATTTAGTGACACCATGGCGCGCGTGCATGCCATTTCCAAGCCGCAAACCACCGGGCTTATCTTCACCATTCTGGGTGCGCTCATCAAGGTGACGGGCTCGGAGGACTTCAGCGTGGCAGAACGCGGGGACCTGGGCATCCTTATCTTGCTCGTGCTTTTTGCCATGATCACCAGCCCTGTCACCGCGCAACGAACCACCCGTATTGCTCGCCGTGAAGGCCTCTATGGCACGGCCGACTCGATGACGCGTAACGAGCATCCGGCGACGCGTTCTATGCGCCGCAAGTAG
- a CDS encoding glycosyltransferase 87 family protein, with protein sequence MKKLQGIPTICAVLALGIAVMVYRIIQFDGHKAFTFILPFDLAIYRMAGEDLNAGGLLYDAPYIYEFPFTYPPFAGILFQVLPFFSKDALTILWPTLMFLAVLAIVVMVFRERGVKLTPAAVLVAVLLTALTPANETMHGSLYYGQVNVFLMFLVALDFLPMKRRLPGIGIGLAAGIKLTPAYMGLALLFEKRWWAAVGSVVTFLVTVVLGFLFVPDAMNFWTDAMFNSSRVGEHANPGAKSLRSLMFRLWGIDGGILWLLAVLVIFVLTCLALRTAYKRGNRTAAFALTGISTCLVSPFSWYHHFVWTLPFVIMVFVAVNQAVGERVSGKFGEQLAALAGLAALFVVSLPFMSVPVWFSMSSANLDSMTSFQPWATSLWTLSCILFIAGYALWGFIAPRPKAGSAVPASKA encoded by the coding sequence GTGAAGAAGCTGCAGGGCATCCCGACGATCTGCGCTGTCCTCGCGCTGGGGATCGCAGTGATGGTCTACCGCATTATCCAGTTCGACGGCCACAAGGCATTCACGTTCATCCTCCCCTTCGACCTGGCTATTTACCGCATGGCGGGCGAGGACCTCAACGCGGGCGGGCTGCTATACGACGCCCCTTATATCTACGAGTTCCCCTTCACCTACCCGCCGTTTGCGGGAATTCTCTTCCAGGTCCTGCCGTTCTTCAGCAAAGATGCTCTCACCATCCTCTGGCCGACCTTGATGTTCCTGGCAGTCCTAGCCATCGTGGTGATGGTTTTCCGCGAGCGCGGCGTAAAGCTCACGCCTGCGGCCGTTCTGGTCGCGGTGTTGCTCACTGCGCTGACGCCGGCGAATGAGACGATGCATGGCTCCCTGTACTACGGCCAGGTCAATGTTTTCCTGATGTTCCTCGTCGCGCTCGACTTCCTGCCGATGAAACGCCGCCTGCCCGGCATCGGCATCGGTCTGGCAGCGGGTATCAAGCTCACGCCGGCCTACATGGGCCTCGCACTGCTCTTTGAGAAGCGCTGGTGGGCCGCTGTGGGCTCCGTCGTAACCTTCCTGGTCACTGTGGTGCTGGGCTTCCTCTTTGTGCCGGATGCCATGAATTTCTGGACCGACGCCATGTTCAATTCCTCGCGCGTCGGCGAACATGCCAACCCTGGCGCAAAGTCGCTGCGCTCGCTCATGTTCCGCTTGTGGGGCATCGACGGCGGAATCCTGTGGCTGCTAGCAGTCTTGGTCATCTTCGTGCTCACGTGCCTGGCACTGCGCACTGCCTACAAGCGCGGCAACCGTACCGCTGCCTTCGCGCTGACGGGTATTAGCACCTGCTTGGTCTCGCCCTTCTCGTGGTACCACCACTTCGTGTGGACCTTGCCCTTTGTGATTATGGTCTTCGTTGCCGTCAACCAGGCGGTGGGCGAGCGCGTTAGCGGTAAGTTCGGCGAGCAACTCGCCGCCCTGGCCGGGCTGGCCGCCCTCTTCGTGGTGTCCTTGCCCTTTATGTCGGTGCCGGTGTGGTTCTCCATGTCCTCGGCCAACCTCGACTCGATGACGTCCTTCCAGCCGTGGGCGACGTCCCTGTGGACGCTGTCCTGCATCCTCTTCATCGCCGGCTACGCCCTGTGGGGCTTCATCGCCCCGCGCCCGAAGGCCGGCTCGGCGGTTCCGGCGTCGAAGGCTTAG
- a CDS encoding glutamate--cysteine ligase encodes MNNPEEKFARSPEPTLGVEWEVALVDPVTWDLVPRGAELIDAVRAAHPGIHVEKEFLQNTVELVTGVCATVPEAMRDLEASLSAVREAAAAMDVRLWASGGHPFTDFRKNPVSDKPAYSEIINRTQYWGQQMLLWGTHVHVGIRHEDRVWPIINALMTKYPHLLAISACSPAWEGLDTGYASNRTMLYQQLPTAGMPYQFEDWSQWQSYMRDQAISGVINHTGSMHFDVRPASKWGTVEVRISDAASNLRELSAIVALTHCLVVYYDRLIDAGEQLPTLQPWHVAENKWRGARYGMDALVITSRATDERWVKDELADLLVQLAPLSEELGCAKELQLVQDIIDGGAGYERQRRLYQETGSWQKVVKATADEMEQLLPLAVD; translated from the coding sequence GTGAATAATCCGGAGGAGAAGTTCGCCCGCTCCCCTGAGCCCACGCTCGGGGTCGAGTGGGAGGTAGCACTCGTTGACCCAGTGACCTGGGATCTCGTGCCGCGTGGTGCCGAGCTTATTGATGCCGTCCGTGCCGCCCACCCCGGCATCCACGTGGAAAAGGAATTCCTCCAGAACACCGTGGAACTCGTCACCGGGGTATGCGCGACGGTACCGGAGGCGATGAGGGATTTGGAGGCGTCGCTCAGCGCAGTGCGCGAAGCGGCCGCAGCCATGGACGTGCGCCTGTGGGCTTCCGGCGGGCACCCCTTTACGGACTTCCGGAAGAACCCGGTGTCCGATAAGCCCGCCTATTCCGAAATTATCAACCGAACCCAGTATTGGGGGCAGCAGATGCTGCTGTGGGGAACGCACGTGCATGTGGGCATTCGCCACGAAGACCGGGTGTGGCCCATCATCAACGCCTTGATGACGAAGTACCCGCACCTGTTGGCCATCTCTGCCTGCTCCCCGGCATGGGAAGGGCTGGATACCGGCTACGCCTCCAACCGCACGATGCTGTACCAGCAGCTGCCCACCGCGGGTATGCCCTACCAGTTTGAGGACTGGTCGCAGTGGCAGTCCTACATGCGGGACCAGGCCATCTCTGGTGTCATCAACCACACAGGCTCCATGCACTTCGATGTCCGCCCGGCCTCCAAGTGGGGCACGGTGGAGGTGCGCATTTCCGACGCCGCCTCTAACCTTCGCGAGCTTTCCGCCATCGTGGCGCTCACGCACTGCCTCGTCGTTTACTACGACCGTCTGATCGATGCCGGTGAGCAGCTGCCGACCCTCCAGCCGTGGCACGTGGCGGAGAACAAGTGGCGAGGCGCGCGCTATGGCATGGACGCGTTGGTCATCACCTCACGTGCGACGGATGAGCGTTGGGTCAAGGACGAGTTAGCGGATCTCCTGGTTCAGCTGGCCCCGCTTTCTGAAGAGCTCGGCTGCGCCAAGGAGCTGCAGCTGGTGCAAGACATCATCGACGGCGGGGCGGGCTATGAGCGCCAGCGCCGCCTATATCAGGAGACCGGAAGCTGGCAGAAGGTAGTTAAGGCCACCGCGGACGAGATGGAGCAGCTGCTGCCGCTCGCTGTGGACTAA
- a CDS encoding LytR C-terminal domain-containing protein — protein sequence MTNVNPENSASPASSAAPASAASAPKLPVRGLAMVLIAVAVMLGMWGLYAMTSDKSENVASEGANDAAVTGPANGGAEGENQGGAAGGGEDAAESGNTAGGADTADGANRAEGADRAEGADKAADDAKAGEDAEAGNRAERGAAPDRQQADIPVNVYNNSGRANYAADEAERLKSEKFNVSEVGNLSGDVLVAPQTTIYYPEGDAAAENLAKELAAQYYGGNVPGGAIAPYPAELTGDYTKGDAVVVVLAVPQA from the coding sequence GTGACTAATGTGAATCCGGAAAACTCTGCTTCGCCCGCTTCCTCCGCTGCGCCTGCCTCCGCTGCGTCTGCGCCCAAGCTGCCCGTGCGTGGCCTCGCGATGGTGCTCATCGCCGTGGCTGTCATGCTCGGCATGTGGGGGCTCTACGCCATGACCTCTGATAAGTCTGAAAATGTCGCCTCCGAGGGCGCTAACGACGCCGCGGTTACCGGCCCCGCCAACGGCGGTGCCGAAGGCGAGAACCAAGGCGGCGCGGCCGGTGGAGGTGAGGATGCAGCCGAGAGCGGCAACACCGCCGGCGGTGCTGATACCGCCGACGGTGCGAACCGTGCTGAGGGCGCGGACCGCGCAGAAGGCGCAGATAAGGCTGCCGATGATGCCAAGGCAGGCGAGGATGCTGAAGCCGGTAACCGCGCGGAGAGAGGTGCTGCCCCTGACCGTCAGCAGGCAGATATCCCGGTCAACGTCTACAACAACTCCGGTCGCGCCAACTACGCCGCCGACGAAGCTGAGCGCCTTAAGTCCGAGAAGTTCAACGTCTCCGAGGTGGGCAACCTGAGCGGTGACGTTCTCGTCGCACCGCAGACCACCATCTACTACCCGGAGGGCGACGCCGCAGCGGAGAACCTGGCCAAGGAATTGGCAGCCCAGTACTACGGCGGCAACGTTCCGGGCGGTGCCATCGCGCCGTACCCGGCCGAGCTGACCGGCGACTACACCAAGGGCGACGCCGTCGTCGTGGTCCTCGCAGTTCCGCAGGCCTAA
- a CDS encoding DUF3263 domain-containing protein: MQSLSDLDAAILEFESRAPRDIGAKEEAIRTQLDISPVRYHQRLNVLLDVPAAHSSYPLLVARLRRLRDAREDVRRAARSTGD, encoded by the coding sequence ATGCAGTCCCTGTCAGACCTAGACGCCGCCATTTTGGAGTTCGAGTCCCGCGCCCCGCGCGATATCGGCGCCAAGGAGGAGGCCATCCGCACGCAGCTGGATATCTCGCCGGTGCGTTATCACCAACGTCTCAACGTGCTTCTCGACGTCCCCGCGGCCCACTCTTCCTACCCCCTCCTCGTTGCTCGCCTGCGCCGGCTTCGCGACGCCCGCGAGGACGTCCGCCGCGCCGCCCGCTCCACGGGCGACTAG
- a CDS encoding peptide deformylase, translated as MTIRPIVIHGDPVLHNPTEPVTEAIDSPELQELIADMHETMDAAHGVGLAANQIGVNKRLFVYHCPDTDGPDGTELPEGGMRRGCVINPVLETSEIPETMPADDGSDDEGCLSVPGEGFPTGRADWARVTGKNEKGEDISIEGYGFFARMLQHETGHLDGFVYTDVLTGRYKRQAKKTIKRNGWTEAGLTWLPGEDEDPFGHDD; from the coding sequence ATGACTATTCGTCCCATCGTTATCCACGGCGACCCGGTCCTTCACAACCCGACCGAGCCGGTGACCGAAGCCATCGATTCGCCCGAGCTGCAGGAGCTCATCGCGGACATGCACGAGACCATGGATGCCGCGCACGGCGTGGGCCTGGCCGCCAATCAGATTGGCGTGAACAAGCGCCTCTTTGTCTACCACTGCCCCGACACTGACGGGCCTGACGGCACCGAACTACCCGAGGGCGGCATGCGCCGCGGCTGCGTCATCAACCCGGTACTGGAGACCTCCGAAATTCCGGAGACCATGCCCGCCGATGACGGCTCCGACGACGAAGGCTGCCTCTCCGTTCCGGGTGAGGGCTTTCCCACCGGCCGTGCGGACTGGGCGCGCGTCACTGGCAAGAACGAGAAGGGCGAGGACATCTCCATCGAAGGTTACGGTTTCTTCGCCCGCATGCTGCAGCACGAGACCGGCCACCTCGACGGTTTTGTCTACACCGACGTTCTCACCGGCCGCTACAAACGCCAGGCCAAGAAGACCATTAAGCGCAACGGCTGGACCGAAGCTGGCCTCACCTGGCTGCCGGGCGAGGACGAGGATCCCTTCGGACACGACGACTAA
- a CDS encoding N-acetylglutamate synthase, CG3035 family: MSRIFRSDDVSVGERVVARRDFGDVHSDVIGHVLSLDPLIIRPQEVGGYPSSLDAVEIPPEQLKIIKRLSPRTVRNSDIRAVEVATAAAFPGKEHAWTSDGQWLMRAGDGVTGRSNSAVPLGPSAGFLPIPIEEIDAFYDRHGLPTRLAIPERIGKSAEKLVAAEPEGWSLEPEILVMVRDLEQVPELGDVHCVIDKQPDDAWLDLYHFRGQALPPLALEYLRNHIEGTMGFGRLLSDAGETIAITRGTLTESGDGTVWLGYSAVEVAEGWRRKGLGTALGAHMLAWGKNNGAQKAYLQVVAHNTAGIRLYQKLGFIEQHRHRYACRAPQVP; the protein is encoded by the coding sequence ATGTCCCGCATCTTCCGCTCCGATGACGTCTCCGTAGGTGAGCGTGTGGTGGCCCGGCGTGATTTCGGGGACGTGCACAGCGACGTGATTGGCCACGTGTTGAGCCTTGATCCGCTAATCATCCGCCCGCAGGAGGTGGGCGGCTACCCCTCATCGCTCGACGCCGTGGAGATTCCGCCGGAGCAGCTGAAGATTATTAAACGCCTCTCACCGCGTACGGTACGCAACTCCGATATACGCGCCGTCGAAGTCGCCACCGCGGCTGCCTTCCCCGGCAAAGAACATGCGTGGACCTCTGATGGGCAGTGGCTCATGCGCGCGGGCGATGGCGTCACGGGGCGTTCTAATTCGGCGGTGCCGCTGGGCCCGTCTGCAGGTTTCCTGCCTATCCCCATCGAGGAAATCGATGCTTTCTACGACCGCCACGGACTGCCGACGCGCCTGGCCATCCCGGAGCGCATCGGCAAGTCTGCTGAGAAGCTCGTCGCCGCGGAGCCGGAGGGATGGTCCTTGGAGCCAGAGATCCTCGTCATGGTCCGGGATCTGGAGCAGGTGCCGGAGCTTGGCGACGTCCACTGTGTCATCGATAAGCAGCCCGATGATGCCTGGCTCGACTTGTATCATTTCCGCGGCCAGGCGCTCCCGCCGCTGGCGCTGGAGTATCTGCGCAACCACATTGAGGGCACCATGGGCTTTGGGCGGCTGCTATCCGATGCAGGCGAGACGATTGCGATTACGCGCGGCACGCTCACTGAATCCGGCGATGGCACGGTGTGGCTAGGCTATTCCGCCGTGGAGGTGGCTGAAGGCTGGCGGCGCAAGGGACTGGGCACTGCTTTGGGCGCGCACATGCTCGCGTGGGGAAAGAACAACGGCGCACAGAAGGCATACTTGCAGGTAGTAGCGCACAATACCGCAGGTATCAGGCTGTACCAGAAGCTTGGCTTTATTGAGCAACACCGCCACCGTTACGCCTGCCGCGCGCCTCAAGTACCCTGA
- a CDS encoding exodeoxyribonuclease III yields the protein MRIASWNINSVRTRAHRAVDLLAKHDIDVLCLQETKVTDEKFPREPFEEAGYHVTCHGLNQWNGVAIVSKDEPEEVQTFFPGQPGFHKDPAKEHKREARAVSARIRGVEIWSLYIPNGREITDRHYDYKLQFLYALARYVETRAHSKLLLTGDFNIAPRDEDVWDISLFRGKTHVTEPERAAFQMLEEAGVEEVTRRFTEKERWTYFDYKSLRFQKNEGMRIDFQLASEPLARLVQGAHVDLVERAGDKTSDHVPLIADFDVPDFASVR from the coding sequence ATGCGCATCGCTTCGTGGAACATCAACTCCGTCCGCACCCGCGCGCACCGCGCGGTGGACCTGCTGGCCAAGCACGACATTGACGTGCTCTGCCTGCAGGAGACCAAGGTGACGGATGAGAAGTTCCCGCGCGAGCCTTTCGAAGAGGCCGGCTATCACGTCACCTGCCACGGGCTAAACCAATGGAACGGCGTAGCTATTGTGTCCAAGGATGAGCCAGAGGAGGTCCAGACCTTCTTCCCTGGGCAGCCAGGGTTCCACAAGGACCCGGCGAAGGAGCACAAACGTGAGGCCCGGGCGGTGTCCGCGCGCATCCGCGGGGTGGAGATCTGGTCGCTGTATATCCCTAACGGGCGCGAGATTACGGACCGGCACTACGACTACAAGCTGCAATTCCTCTACGCGCTGGCGCGCTACGTGGAAACCCGCGCGCACTCGAAGCTACTGCTCACTGGTGACTTCAACATTGCTCCGCGCGATGAAGACGTGTGGGATATCAGCCTCTTCCGCGGTAAGACGCACGTCACCGAACCGGAACGCGCAGCTTTCCAGATGCTCGAGGAAGCTGGCGTGGAGGAGGTCACGCGCCGCTTTACGGAGAAAGAGCGCTGGACATACTTTGATTACAAGTCGCTGCGTTTCCAGAAGAACGAAGGCATGCGCATTGACTTCCAGCTAGCCAGCGAGCCACTTGCTCGCCTCGTACAGGGAGCCCACGTGGACCTGGTGGAGCGCGCCGGCGATAAAACCTCGGACCACGTGCCGCTCATTGCAGATTTTGACGTCCCTGATTTCGCTTCGGTGCGTTAG
- a CDS encoding phospholipase D-like domain-containing protein, producing MSLNIDLSAWQLALLFLDYGIKIIAIGVVPEGRRPSSSTAWLLAILVLPLVGLPLFLLMGSPYINRRRHRIQQEANELISDVTASTPNHPEGRLSPEIESLIQLNRNLTGHPALIGHNKGLHASYDEAIMAMARAIDRAEKYVLIEIYIQSWDEVTDIFFQSLKRARERGVEVKLLLDQIGSYKYKGYCTLGKRLTAIDVDWRLMLPLQLHKGRFRRPDLRNHRKIVVIDGHTGFLGSMNIIKRQYKTKDRAWIDYMVELTGPIVTSLAAVFAVDWYLESEEQLSLDMQPYDDAMTEDSNHLQLVPSGPGYTTEPNLRMFNSVVHHAKDKLVLCSPYFIPDESLLEAVTTACYRDVEVDLLVSAKADQFMVDHAQSSYYQALLEAGVRIFQFPEPFVLHSKFILADPNLPGREPLCMFGSSNMDMRSFGLNYESTMLVAKGDLIDDFAQLAINYKKVCHELTLEEWNKRGLLRRYVDNVMRLTSALQ from the coding sequence ATGAGCCTGAATATTGATCTCTCCGCATGGCAGCTCGCGCTGCTGTTCCTTGACTACGGCATAAAGATCATCGCCATTGGTGTCGTTCCCGAAGGGCGCCGTCCGTCCAGCTCCACTGCCTGGCTGCTGGCAATTCTTGTGCTGCCCCTCGTGGGCCTGCCGCTCTTCTTGCTTATGGGCTCGCCGTACATCAACCGACGGCGTCACCGCATCCAGCAAGAGGCCAACGAGCTCATCAGTGACGTCACCGCCTCCACCCCCAATCACCCGGAGGGCAGGCTTTCCCCCGAAATCGAATCGCTCATTCAGCTCAACCGCAACCTCACCGGCCACCCGGCACTCATCGGCCACAATAAGGGGCTCCATGCCTCCTATGATGAGGCCATCATGGCCATGGCCCGGGCCATCGACCGTGCGGAAAAATACGTGCTCATCGAGATTTATATCCAGTCCTGGGATGAGGTCACCGACATCTTCTTCCAGTCACTGAAACGTGCCCGCGAACGCGGCGTGGAGGTCAAGCTGCTGCTAGACCAGATTGGCAGCTACAAGTACAAGGGCTACTGCACGCTGGGCAAACGCCTCACCGCCATTGACGTGGATTGGCGCCTCATGCTGCCACTACAGCTACACAAGGGCCGCTTCCGCCGCCCCGACCTGCGCAATCACCGCAAGATCGTGGTCATCGATGGCCACACGGGGTTCTTAGGCTCGATGAACATCATCAAGCGCCAGTACAAAACCAAAGACCGCGCGTGGATCGACTACATGGTGGAACTCACCGGACCAATCGTGACCTCGCTGGCAGCTGTGTTTGCGGTGGACTGGTACTTGGAGTCTGAGGAACAGCTCTCCCTCGACATGCAGCCTTATGACGACGCCATGACGGAAGACTCCAACCACCTCCAGCTCGTCCCCTCCGGCCCTGGTTACACGACGGAACCCAACCTGCGCATGTTCAACTCGGTGGTGCACCACGCCAAAGACAAGCTGGTACTGTGCTCGCCGTATTTCATCCCGGATGAATCCCTCCTCGAAGCCGTGACCACCGCCTGTTACCGCGATGTGGAGGTCGACCTCCTCGTCTCAGCGAAGGCCGACCAGTTCATGGTCGACCATGCACAGTCCTCCTACTACCAGGCCCTCCTCGAGGCGGGCGTGCGGATTTTCCAGTTCCCTGAACCTTTCGTGCTGCATTCCAAGTTCATCCTCGCGGACCCGAACCTTCCGGGGCGCGAACCGCTGTGCATGTTCGGCTCCTCCAACATGGACATGCGCTCCTTTGGCCTGAACTACGAATCCACGATGCTCGTGGCCAAGGGCGACCTCATTGATGACTTCGCCCAGTTAGCCATCAACTACAAGAAGGTCTGCCACGAGCTGACCCTCGAGGAATGGAACAAGCGCGGGCTGTTGCGCCGCTACGTGGATAACGTCATGCGCCTGACCTCGGCCCTGCAGTAG
- a CDS encoding AAA family ATPase — translation MSTPRLAELRLRRFKSFHDAVLTLHPVTFLTGLNSSGKSNALDGLEVLSRLSSGSELSDALDGRMTHAGPIRGGSRGCAPHGEDSFELGCTVEAGKDIFRYDVEIQVLPELRVLKESLVGPGYSEKNGVRTKEAELFKTQPAADKLAGIYAEIFNGKRGANPETLMRDSRLILGQVKAVLAGKNRAENSVLKGASIVSTALRSVFHLDPVPSLMRNYVAKKNAQLKRSGENLSAVLWQLRKDSPETFRDLGQLAAHVTGVDSTLDFIDTQLDEVMLTLVEHFADGRHESTPAREMSDGLLRFLAIATALKTAPRDLDIEQPLSRGDDVESAVAQIVVEEMENGLHPSQAQRVMHMLNESAHKHDSQVLVTTHSPAILDQISGETNGQVAVCYRDEKTGNSELSPLVELPDFVDSISKHSLGAAVTAGELVDDTDTKASFDNLNKLFGIG, via the coding sequence ATGTCCACTCCCCGCCTTGCCGAGCTGCGACTGCGCAGGTTTAAATCGTTTCACGATGCCGTACTCACACTACATCCGGTGACTTTTCTTACAGGCCTAAACAGCTCCGGCAAGTCGAACGCCTTAGACGGGCTTGAGGTTTTGTCGCGGTTATCGTCGGGCTCGGAGCTCAGCGATGCTCTTGACGGACGTATGACGCACGCAGGGCCAATTAGAGGAGGCTCCCGTGGTTGTGCACCACACGGCGAAGATAGTTTTGAACTGGGCTGCACTGTCGAAGCCGGAAAAGATATCTTTCGCTATGACGTAGAAATACAGGTGCTTCCGGAACTGCGAGTGCTTAAGGAAAGCCTGGTGGGGCCAGGGTACTCCGAAAAAAATGGGGTCAGAACTAAAGAAGCAGAGCTTTTTAAGACCCAACCTGCGGCAGATAAGCTCGCTGGGATTTATGCGGAGATTTTCAATGGAAAGCGTGGCGCAAATCCAGAAACTCTTATGCGGGACTCCCGTCTAATTCTTGGGCAGGTAAAGGCAGTTCTTGCAGGGAAAAACCGTGCGGAGAATTCGGTGTTGAAGGGCGCATCGATTGTGAGTACTGCACTTCGATCTGTGTTTCACCTCGACCCAGTGCCAAGTCTTATGCGCAACTACGTTGCGAAGAAGAACGCTCAGCTCAAACGCAGCGGCGAAAACCTTTCGGCGGTACTTTGGCAATTACGAAAGGATTCGCCTGAAACCTTCCGCGATTTAGGGCAGTTGGCTGCACACGTTACCGGAGTGGACTCTACTTTGGATTTTATTGACACTCAGCTGGACGAAGTGATGCTTACTCTTGTCGAGCACTTTGCGGATGGTAGGCATGAAAGCACACCCGCACGTGAAATGAGTGATGGGCTTCTTCGATTCCTGGCGATTGCAACGGCATTAAAAACAGCTCCCAGGGATTTGGATATCGAGCAGCCTCTTTCACGCGGGGATGATGTGGAAAGCGCCGTAGCGCAAATCGTGGTCGAGGAAATGGAAAACGGTCTCCACCCGTCACAGGCACAAAGAGTTATGCATATGCTTAACGAATCAGCACACAAGCATGACTCTCAAGTTCTTGTAACAACCCATAGCCCCGCGATTTTGGATCAGATTTCTGGTGAAACTAACGGTCAGGTTGCGGTGTGTTACCGAGATGAGAAAACCGGGAATAGTGAACTTTCACCATTGGTGGAACTTCCGGATTTCGTGGACTCTATTTCGAAACACAGTCTGGGAGCTGCTGTAACTGCCGGCGAATTGGTCGATGACACCGATACGAAGGCTAGCTTTGACAACCTGAATAAGCTTTTTGGGATTGGCTGA